From Paenarthrobacter sp. A20:
TCCGAAATCTCCCCGCGGCACGTGCGCGGACGTCTGGCATCGCTCCAGCAATTGGCCATCACCACTGGTATCTTTGCAGCGCTGCTTTCCGACGCAGTGCTGGCCAATTCGGCCGGCGGCGCGGATGGCACCCTGTGGCTGGGCATCGAGGCGTGGCGCTGGATGTTCATCGCCTGCGCTGTTCCTGCAGCTGTGTACGGGTGGATCGCTTTCCGCCTGCCCGAGTCGCCGCACTTCCTGGTACTCAATGGCAAGGAAGACCAAGCCCGCACCATCTTCAACAAGCTGATCCCGGGCGACGACATTGAACGGCACATCCGTGAGATCCGCGAATCCATTCAGCAGGAGAAGCTCTCCACCAAAAAGGGCTCGCTGCGCGGCAACAGGTTCGGTCTCCTCCCCGTGGTGTGGATCGGCATCATCCTGTCCGTGCTGCAGCAATTCGTCGGCATTAACGTGATCTTCTACTACTCCACCACGTTGTGGAAGGCCGTCGGATTCCAGGAGAAGGACTCCCTGACGATCTCCGTCGCCACGTCGGTCACCAACATCCTGGTGACCCTCGTAGCCATCGCACTCGTTGACCGCATCGGCCGCCGACCCATCCTCCTGACCGGCTCCATCGGAATGGCCGTATCGCTTGGCGTCATGGCCTTGGCCTTCTCCTCAGCGACCGGCACCGGCTCGGAAATTTCGCTGCCCGGCGCATGGGGTCCTGTGGCCTTGGTTGCCGCGAACGTGTTCGTCATCAGCTTCGGCGCCTCATGGGGTCCCCTCGTGTGGGTGCTTCTGGGCGAGATCTTCCCGTCCCGCATCCGCGCCCGCGCCCTTGGACTGGCCGCCGCAGCACAGTGGATCGCCAATTTTGCGATCACTCTCAGCTTCCCCGTCATGGCGGCAGGCTCGCTGCCGCTTACGTACGCCATGTACGCAGCGTTCGCCGCGGCGTCGTTCTTCTTTGTGATGTTCAAGGTTCCTGAGACGAATGGCATGTCCCTCGAGCAGGCCGAAACACTGTTCGTCCCCAAGGGCGCACCCGTGGCGCCGCTGCCAGTCGCCTCAGACGAACCCAAGTAATTGCGCAACCCCAGGTAGTACACAACGAGCCCCGCGGATCTCCGCGGGGCTCGTTTGCTTAAGGCGCACCCCTTACACCAGGTGCGGCTCGTGCGACCTCAGGTAGCTGCGGCCTCCAAAAGCAATGAGGATCGCAATCACCATAGCCACTGCGCCAGCGAAGAACGGCACCTGCGGTCCGAAGTGCTCGCCAAGCTGGGCTGCAGCGAATGGTGCCAACGCACCGCCCATCCAGCGCACAAAGTTGTAGCCGGCCGAAGCGACGGGACGCGGAGAATCAGACACGCCCATGGCCAGTTCGGTGTAGACCGTGTTGTTGATCCCCAGCAGGGCACCGGCCACGATGACAAGGACGACGACGGCGGTCACCGAGTGCCCAGCGGCCAGTCCCAGCCCAATCATGTCGAGCATGAGGACGGCCAGGGTGCCGGTCAGGACCTTCACTGCACCGAAGCGCTTCTGCAGGACGGGAGCGACGAAGACCGAGAACACGGCAACAGCAACGCCCCAGCCGAAGAAGACTCCCCCGATCCCGTAGGCGTCCATGCCCAGGATGAACGGGGTGAAGGCGAGGATGGTGAAGAATCCGTAGTTGTAGAAGAGGGCACTGGCTGCGGTGGTCCGGAGTCCCTTGTGCCCGAGTGCCAGGAGCGGATCCCTGAGGCGGGATTTCCTGGCGGGAGCGGGTGTCTTTGGCAGCAGTGCCAGCAGGGCGATGAACGCTGCCGCCATCAGGACAGCGGTGCCGAAGAACGGTGCTCGCCACTGCCAGCCTCCCAGCAGGGCACCGAGCAGTGGGCCGAGCGAGATACCCAGACCGAGGGCGGCTTCATAGAGAATGATGGCCGTCCCGGTTCCACCACTGGCCACACCTACGATTACCGCAAGTGCCGTGGCCACGAACAGTGCATTGCCGAGTCCCCAACCGGCGCGGAACCCGACCAATTGTTCAACGCTGCCGGAAAGGCCGGACAACGATGCGAACACCACGATGATGGCCAGGCCGATCAGCAGCGTCTTCTTGCCACCGATTCTTGACGATACGAAGCCGCTGATCAACATGGCGATGGCCGTCACCAGGAAGTAGCTGGTGAACAGCAGCGACACCTCACTGGTGGATGCCTCAAGGTTCTTGGCAATCGCCGGAAGGATGGGATCCACCAGCCCGATGCCCATGAACGCGAAAACGGCCGCGAGGGCGGTGGCCCACACCGCCTTCGGCTGCTTGAGGAAGGAGGCCTTCTCAGCCTCCAGAGTGGTTTCGATGGTTGTTTCGGCGCTTGCTGAAGCGTCAGCCAACTGGCGTGACATTCAATGGCTCCTGTCGGTGCTGGTTTTCTGGTTGTGCTGGATTTTCTTAGTTCTGGAATGAGCTGTTGAGTTTGGCGATCACGGGCAATGCCGCGGCGAGCTGCTCGATTTCGTCGCTGGTGAGGTCCTGAAGGAGTTCGGCCACCATCGCGTTGCGCCGCTGGTTGGCAGAATCGACGGCGGACGTCCCCGCTTCGGTGATGACCACCTGGACTGCCCGGGAATCGTCGGGATCCTGCTGGCGGGTAACCAGGCCGGCTCGCTCAAGCTTGATGATTTGCTCAGTAGCGCTCGGGACTTTGATGCCCAGGTTCTTGGCGATGTCGCCCACGCGAAAGCCGTCGTCGGAGATCATGGACAGCAGGCTGAGCTGCGCGGCCGTAAGGTCACCTTCAGGATCAAGACGTCGGAACATGTACACGCCGAGACGCAGTGACTCGCGAAACTCCTGCGCGAGGTCAAGGAGCCGGGGATCAAAGGTGTTCATATTTAGGCAGCCTAATAGTTAGGGTACCTAATAGTCAAGCCTGGCCGGTGAAGTTGGTCTGCGTCTGTGGCCCGGTGGCGCCGGAGCTTTTGATGTGTAGGCGTGGCCGGTTGGTGTGCGAATTTCAAGGGTGTGCACATCCTCGGGCAACGACTGGGCCGCCCAACCAGGGCTTTCCTTGGTGTGGTTGCAGGCTTCGCAGAGTCCTGCACTGTTGGTCACAGTGGTGGTACCACCTGATTGCCACGGGACGATGTGGTCGATATGCCTAATGGGCGCGTCGCAGTAGGGCGTACGGCAAGTATCGTCCCGGACTTCGATGAAACGCCTCAATCTAGGCGGGAAGAGTCGCGCCTTGGAGTCCATGGTGATGAGCTCCCCGGTGGACGGTGCTGCGTAGAGGCGGCGAAGCCACACGGTGAACTCGGGATCCTTCGTTGGCAACGGACTACCGCCCGCCGCATACGGCCTCCTTTCACCAGGCTCGTCCAAGGCAGCCCCTCCGGCGCCAACCAAGGCTCTCGCCCATGCCGCCGGGACGATTCCGTAGCCCTTGAGACGAGCCGGCTCACTGTCCCCTTGGAACAGCGTGCGGTCCGTCATGATGACCTCAAGGTCGACACCACTGATTCCGCCGCGCCTGCCGGTAATGCGTTCGACAAGGGTGTCTGCCATAACCTGGCCCCTGTTCCGTGATTCACCAGCGGAACGTACAGAGTCTGCCTTCCGGGTGAGTGCGGCATACACGGCAACCCCTTGGGCGACAGGAAGCAGGGCGGTCAGGTATGTCATGGCGTCCGGCGCGGGGCGCAGGCTGACGTTCCGCTCCGTGGCAGCGTGACTGGCGCGCTGGGCAACGGTACGGGGATCGCGACGATAGGCGGCGGCTTTCGCTGCGGCGATGATGGCTTTGTCGCCGACACCATCGAAGGTGCCGGCGTCAGGTGCGAGTTCCTCGTCCACGGCGCGCCGATCCTCCAAGGAGAGGCAGGCCGTCTCTTTCACGAGCAAGGTGGCGCGCCATTCATTGAGCTGTCCAGATTCCAAGGCAGCCATGGTGCGCGGCATCTCCGTTACCAACGCCTTGGCCAGCCCGAGGAGACGCGAGCCGCGACTTGGTGATCCGCGACGCGCCAACGCGATCTCCGCGCCCGAACCCTGCCCTTGCTCAGAGGTGGGAATGCCAGCCGACGCTTGCTCGCTGCGACGCGTGAGGTCGAAGGCTACGGCCGCCCGGGCCTGGACGCTTGAGATAGCCGACTTCAGATCCTCTAAACCGCGCAGCTGATCAATCAACTCACCACAGGTCGACCCAAGGCAAAGGGCCCTCAGCAGCCCCATGAGAGCGGAGACACTGGGCGCGGAGCTGTCAGGCTGGGGCGCCATCAGCAGGGCATGTGAGTCCGAATCAATCGCTTGCCGCTCCCGAATCTTCTCCATGGCCCAACTCTTCCAGCGGGCCAACTGCCCCGTAAGGCTGGAATCTGCCTATGTGGAAAACGTAAGCCGAACTACCGTGGGCCCGGCTCAGAGCGTCAGCTTCATTCCCTCATGACTCGCGACGAAGCCGAGCCGTGAGTAGAAACGGTGCGCTGCCACACGGGATTTGTCGGTCGTCAGTTGCACCAGCGAGCAGCCCCGCTCGCGCGCCTGGTCGATAGCCCACTCGATCATCAGCGCCCCAACACCCTGGCCGCGCAGCACGTCCGACACCCGGACGGCCTCGATCTGCGCCCGCCAGGACCCCTTGCGGGACAACCCCGGAAGGTAGCTGAGCTGGAACGTGGCAACAACATCCCCGGCGAGTTCGCCGACCACCAGAAGGTGGGCCGGATCGGCGTCGATCGCGTCAAAAGCCCGCTCGTAGGGCGCCAGGTCGTCGACGCTCTCGCGGGTGGCACCCAACTGATCGTCCGCCAGCAAAGCGAGGATCCGAGGCAGGTCGCCCTTGCGGGCCCGCCTCAGGCTGAACGTGCCAGGTTCGACGGCGGCAGTCATCAGGGCGGGTGCGGTACCAGATTCCGTAGTCACCATCCCAGCATGCCATTGTGGCTGGAACTCAGTATTGCTAAGTACCGGTACTTAGTTCTACTATGTAGTGGTAGCTAGTAATACTGAGTAGTGAGGGAGGTGTCCGATGGGCAAGCAAATGACGGAGATGCTCAAAGGCACATTGGAGGGCATTGTCCTGGCCCTCCTGACCGGAAAGGCAGCGTATGGATACGAGATCACCACGCTGCTCCGGGAACAGGGCTTCACCGAGATCGCTGAGGGCACCGTGTATGCGCTGCTGGTCAGGATCGAGCAAAAGGGGCTGGTGGACGTTGAAAAGCGGCCATCCGAAAAAGGGCCGCCCCGCAAGGTGTACACGCTCAACACACAGGGCGAAAAGGAACTGAACGAATTCTGGAACACATGGAGCTTCCTGTCCGGACGGATTGAAGAGCTCCGCAAGGAAGGAAAATAACATGGCAGCAAAATGGATCGAGCTGGTCACCGGATCACTCGAGCAGAAGAAGCAGTACAAGCAGGCCAAAGCACGGCTGGACGCCCTGCCCGAGCCGTACCTCACCGTAGCGACCGCCTTCAACAGGTACTTGATGTACTACGGCGGCGTCACCGAGGGAGACACCATGGTGCAGATGTTCACGGACCTTGCCGACCTCTGGGAACGCGCAGCAATCGATGGCACGCCCGTAAGCGAAATCGTCGGCGAGGATCCCATCGAGTTCGCCGAGGCCTTTGCCCAGGCATACGGCGGCAAGCGCTGGATCGACAAGGAACGCGAGCGCCTCACCAAGGCAATCGACAAGGCAAAGGAGGCTGAATCATGACTGCAACGGCAATCCGGGTAGAGGGCATTGAGAAGTCGTATAAGGATCTCCACGTCCTGCGCGGGGTGGACTTCGAGGTAGCGTCAGGCAGCATTTTCGCCCTTCTCGGCTCCAACGGAGCGGGCAAGACCACCATGGTGAAGATCCTGTCCACGCTGCTCAAAGCGGATGGCGGTTCGGCCGCCGTCGAGGGTTTTGACGTGGCTGCGGAGCCGCTCCAGGTAAGGCAGTCCATCAGTCTCACGGGTCAGTTCGCCGCCGTGGACGAGGTCCTGTCCGGCAAGGAGAACCTGATCCTGGTGGCGAAGCTCCGTCACTTGAAGGGCCCCGGGCAGATCGCGGATGAGTTGCTGGCGCAGTTCAGCCTCACCGACGCCGGAGCCCGCAAGGTAGCGACGTACTCCGGCGGCATGCGGCGTCGCTTGGATATCGCCATGAGCCTGATCGGCAATCCGAAAGTGATCTTCCTGGACGAGCCGACCACCGGTCTGGACCCCGAGGCCCGCCTGGAAGTGTGGCAGATCGTCAAGAACCTCGCCCACCAAGGGACCACGGTACTGCTCACCACGCAGTACCTCGATGAGGCTGAGCAACTCGCAGACCGCATTGCCATCCTCCACGAGGGCCGCATCATCGCCAACGGCACCCTCGCGGAGCTCAAGCAGCTGCTGCCGCCGGCCAAGATCGAATACGTCGAGAAGCAGCCGAGCCTGGAGGACATCTTCCTGGCCCTGGTGGGAAGTGGCGGAAACGTCCCAACCGATAACAACGAGTCAGTAAAGGACAGGTCATGAACACCCATTTCTTCGCAGACACGTCCGTGCTGCTGGGCCGCTCCATGCGGCACATCTTCCGGAGCGTTGACACCATCATCACCACTGCGATCACCCCGATCGCCCTGATGTTGCTCTTCGTCTACGTATTCGGCGGAGCCATCAGGACCGACACCGAGAATTACGTGAACT
This genomic window contains:
- a CDS encoding DUF1048 domain-containing protein; this translates as MAAKWIELVTGSLEQKKQYKQAKARLDALPEPYLTVATAFNRYLMYYGGVTEGDTMVQMFTDLADLWERAAIDGTPVSEIVGEDPIEFAEAFAQAYGGKRWIDKERERLTKAIDKAKEAES
- a CDS encoding sugar porter family MFS transporter, whose protein sequence is MSSSSTEGAPQVSRKVIGLAVAGAVGGFLFGFDSSVVNGAVDAMADEFVMSEALTGFAVAVALLGCAAGAYLAGKVADRYGRIPAMKIGALLFLVSAVGTGLAFSVWDLIFWRLVGGLGIGLASVIAPAYISEISPRHVRGRLASLQQLAITTGIFAALLSDAVLANSAGGADGTLWLGIEAWRWMFIACAVPAAVYGWIAFRLPESPHFLVLNGKEDQARTIFNKLIPGDDIERHIREIRESIQQEKLSTKKGSLRGNRFGLLPVVWIGIILSVLQQFVGINVIFYYSTTLWKAVGFQEKDSLTISVATSVTNILVTLVAIALVDRIGRRPILLTGSIGMAVSLGVMALAFSSATGTGSEISLPGAWGPVALVAANVFVISFGASWGPLVWVLLGEIFPSRIRARALGLAAAAQWIANFAITLSFPVMAAGSLPLTYAMYAAFAAASFFFVMFKVPETNGMSLEQAETLFVPKGAPVAPLPVASDEPK
- a CDS encoding ABC transporter ATP-binding protein, which produces MTATAIRVEGIEKSYKDLHVLRGVDFEVASGSIFALLGSNGAGKTTMVKILSTLLKADGGSAAVEGFDVAAEPLQVRQSISLTGQFAAVDEVLSGKENLILVAKLRHLKGPGQIADELLAQFSLTDAGARKVATYSGGMRRRLDIAMSLIGNPKVIFLDEPTTGLDPEARLEVWQIVKNLAHQGTTVLLTTQYLDEAEQLADRIAILHEGRIIANGTLAELKQLLPPAKIEYVEKQPSLEDIFLALVGSGGNVPTDNNESVKDRS
- a CDS encoding PadR family transcriptional regulator, producing MGKQMTEMLKGTLEGIVLALLTGKAAYGYEITTLLREQGFTEIAEGTVYALLVRIEQKGLVDVEKRPSEKGPPRKVYTLNTQGEKELNEFWNTWSFLSGRIEELRKEGK
- a CDS encoding MarR family winged helix-turn-helix transcriptional regulator, with protein sequence MNTFDPRLLDLAQEFRESLRLGVYMFRRLDPEGDLTAAQLSLLSMISDDGFRVGDIAKNLGIKVPSATEQIIKLERAGLVTRQQDPDDSRAVQVVITEAGTSAVDSANQRRNAMVAELLQDLTSDEIEQLAAALPVIAKLNSSFQN
- a CDS encoding HNH endonuclease; translated protein: MEKIRERQAIDSDSHALLMAPQPDSSAPSVSALMGLLRALCLGSTCGELIDQLRGLEDLKSAISSVQARAAVAFDLTRRSEQASAGIPTSEQGQGSGAEIALARRGSPSRGSRLLGLAKALVTEMPRTMAALESGQLNEWRATLLVKETACLSLEDRRAVDEELAPDAGTFDGVGDKAIIAAAKAAAYRRDPRTVAQRASHAATERNVSLRPAPDAMTYLTALLPVAQGVAVYAALTRKADSVRSAGESRNRGQVMADTLVERITGRRGGISGVDLEVIMTDRTLFQGDSEPARLKGYGIVPAAWARALVGAGGAALDEPGERRPYAAGGSPLPTKDPEFTVWLRRLYAAPSTGELITMDSKARLFPPRLRRFIEVRDDTCRTPYCDAPIRHIDHIVPWQSGGTTTVTNSAGLCEACNHTKESPGWAAQSLPEDVHTLEIRTPTGHAYTSKAPAPPGHRRRPTSPARLDY
- a CDS encoding GNAT family N-acetyltransferase; translation: MVTTESGTAPALMTAAVEPGTFSLRRARKGDLPRILALLADDQLGATRESVDDLAPYERAFDAIDADPAHLLVVGELAGDVVATFQLSYLPGLSRKGSWRAQIEAVRVSDVLRGQGVGALMIEWAIDQARERGCSLVQLTTDKSRVAAHRFYSRLGFVASHEGMKLTL
- a CDS encoding MFS transporter, whose amino-acid sequence is MSRQLADASASAETTIETTLEAEKASFLKQPKAVWATALAAVFAFMGIGLVDPILPAIAKNLEASTSEVSLLFTSYFLVTAIAMLISGFVSSRIGGKKTLLIGLAIIVVFASLSGLSGSVEQLVGFRAGWGLGNALFVATALAVIVGVASGGTGTAIILYEAALGLGISLGPLLGALLGGWQWRAPFFGTAVLMAAAFIALLALLPKTPAPARKSRLRDPLLALGHKGLRTTAASALFYNYGFFTILAFTPFILGMDAYGIGGVFFGWGVAVAVFSVFVAPVLQKRFGAVKVLTGTLAVLMLDMIGLGLAAGHSVTAVVVLVIVAGALLGINNTVYTELAMGVSDSPRPVASAGYNFVRWMGGALAPFAAAQLGEHFGPQVPFFAGAVAMVIAILIAFGGRSYLRSHEPHLV